Proteins encoded within one genomic window of uncultured Draconibacterium sp.:
- a CDS encoding 1,4-dihydroxy-2-naphthoate polyprenyltransferase, with the protein MATAKSWVNAARLRTLPLALSGILMGSALAAFWHGFDWIVFTLAILTATLIQVFSNFANDYGDFQKGTDNHQRLGPTRTMQGGEITIKEMKSGMLVVAGLSFLLGIVLVYSGTWHHSPTAFFVFIGLGILALLAAYFYTAGKKSYGYIGLGDLFVFLFFGLLPVIGVFYLHNNVIESAVWLPAISMGLFSTGVLNLNNTRDIENDKQSGKITIAVKLGPLKSRIYHSMLIGLAWIALIIFTVQQQKTAWQWLFLLVLPVSIIDLIKIFRIKDGRQLDPFLKRLALQALALTLLFSLGLILS; encoded by the coding sequence ATGGCAACAGCAAAAAGTTGGGTAAATGCAGCACGGTTACGCACTCTCCCATTGGCATTATCGGGCATATTGATGGGCTCGGCACTGGCAGCATTCTGGCATGGGTTTGACTGGATTGTTTTTACACTTGCAATACTCACCGCAACATTAATACAGGTGTTTTCGAACTTTGCCAACGATTACGGCGATTTCCAAAAAGGCACCGACAATCATCAGCGTTTGGGGCCAACACGAACGATGCAGGGCGGCGAGATCACCATCAAAGAAATGAAATCCGGTATGCTTGTTGTTGCCGGATTAAGTTTTTTGCTGGGAATTGTTTTGGTTTATTCAGGAACGTGGCACCACAGTCCAACTGCATTTTTTGTATTTATAGGACTGGGAATACTAGCACTTTTGGCTGCTTATTTCTATACGGCAGGTAAAAAATCCTACGGTTATATCGGATTGGGTGACTTGTTTGTATTTCTGTTTTTCGGTTTGCTGCCCGTGATCGGTGTTTTTTACCTTCACAACAATGTTATTGAAAGCGCGGTTTGGTTACCGGCCATTAGTATGGGATTATTCAGCACAGGAGTTTTGAACCTTAACAACACCCGCGACATTGAAAACGATAAACAATCAGGAAAGATTACTATTGCTGTAAAACTAGGACCGCTAAAAAGCCGCATTTACCATTCCATGCTTATTGGGCTGGCATGGATTGCACTGATCATTTTTACAGTTCAGCAACAAAAAACAGCATGGCAATGGTTGTTTCTGTTGGTATTACCGGTTTCAATTATCGACCTCATAAAAATATTCCGTATAAAAGACGGTCGCCAACTTGACCCGTTTTTAAAACGGCTGGCACTGCAAGCTTTGGCATTAACACTATTGTTTTCGCTCGGACTGATACTATCATGA
- the menB gene encoding 1,4-dihydroxy-2-naphthoyl-CoA synthase, producing the protein MSTKRQWETIKEYEDIFFDYYDGIGKITINREQVRNAFRPTTVNNISDALHLCREDQRINVIVLTGAGDKAFCSGGDQNVKGTGGYIDENGIPRLNILEVQKQIRSMPKPVIAMVNGYAIGGGHVLHVVCDISIASENAIFGQTGPKVGSFDAGLGSSYLASVVGQKKAREIWFMCRQYSAAEALEMGLVNKVVPFDELEDEVVAWAQKMQEHSPLALRMLKLGLNAELDGQIGIQEFAGNATLLYYLTEEAQEGKHAFLEKRKPDFKKYPKFP; encoded by the coding sequence ATGAGTACAAAAAGACAATGGGAAACCATTAAAGAATACGAGGATATCTTTTTCGATTATTACGATGGAATTGGCAAGATTACCATCAACCGCGAGCAGGTACGGAATGCTTTCCGTCCAACTACCGTGAACAACATTAGCGATGCTCTGCACCTTTGTCGTGAAGACCAGCGTATTAATGTAATTGTGCTAACCGGTGCCGGTGATAAGGCATTTTGCTCAGGTGGCGACCAAAATGTAAAAGGCACAGGTGGTTACATCGACGAAAACGGTATTCCTCGCCTGAACATTCTTGAGGTGCAAAAACAAATTCGCAGCATGCCCAAACCTGTAATTGCCATGGTGAATGGATATGCCATTGGTGGTGGTCATGTGCTACATGTAGTTTGCGACATCAGTATTGCCAGCGAAAATGCCATCTTTGGCCAAACCGGACCTAAAGTGGGTAGTTTCGATGCAGGATTAGGATCATCGTACCTTGCAAGTGTTGTGGGACAAAAGAAAGCCCGCGAGATTTGGTTTATGTGCCGTCAGTACTCGGCTGCCGAAGCACTTGAAATGGGATTGGTAAACAAAGTTGTTCCTTTCGATGAGCTGGAAGATGAAGTTGTTGCATGGGCACAAAAAATGCAGGAACACAGTCCGCTGGCACTACGCATGCTAAAACTGGGATTAAACGCTGAACTCGACGGACAGATTGGAATTCAGGAGTTCGCAGGAAACGCAACATTATTGTACTACCTTACTGAAGAGGCACAAGAGGGAAAACATGCCTTCCTTGAAAAACGTAAACCGGACTTTAAGAAATACCCAAAATTTCCGTAA
- the menD gene encoding 2-succinyl-5-enolpyruvyl-6-hydroxy-3-cyclohexene-1-carboxylic-acid synthase produces MISTKKHVQQLAALLHQKGIHDVIISPGSRNGPMINTFVGSGLFNCRNVVDERSAAYFAMGLAQALNKPVAIVCSSGTATLNYAPAVAEAFYLNIPLIVITADRPEYWIDQIENQCINQKGIYSNFVKKEYNFPLEESETELWQAAREINECLNAAVSGKPAPVHINVPLEEPLHDLLDEELPTIKAIDAKESVLYLDKASLSKFAAELNAAKKVLILAGQQNADTELEKLLAEFIEKTGAVVLKEHLANLNNESFCGNIDTIMAAILADVPADFQPDILITFGGHIVSKALKQFLRKNRAAQHWHLSPANDHYDTYQSLTEVVQTDAKTFFSQMLPEVSEKQQEYLQRWKNKEKQVNELRDKYIWKTQFSDLKVIAEICQSIPENSVVHLGNSSPVRYALIADWTTNTTFLSNRGTSGIDGPMSTAVGYASASEKINTVLIGDLSFFYDSNALWNIYIGENLRIIVINNGGGNIFSLIKGPGESPAFQQHFYAENKFKAKGIALTFGLDYLSAKNETELKNSITELYSPTRKKTTILEVFTDAEVNTKTFRGLFKFVKQ; encoded by the coding sequence ATGATCTCAACTAAAAAACACGTTCAACAACTGGCAGCTCTCCTTCATCAGAAGGGAATTCATGACGTGATTATTTCTCCCGGATCGAGAAACGGTCCAATGATTAACACTTTTGTGGGAAGTGGTTTATTTAATTGCCGCAATGTAGTTGACGAGCGCAGTGCAGCTTATTTTGCCATGGGTTTGGCACAGGCGCTGAACAAACCTGTTGCTATAGTTTGCAGCTCAGGAACGGCGACATTGAATTATGCACCTGCCGTTGCTGAAGCTTTTTATTTAAATATACCACTAATCGTGATCACTGCCGATCGTCCCGAATACTGGATCGACCAGATCGAAAACCAGTGCATCAACCAGAAAGGTATTTATTCGAACTTTGTAAAAAAAGAATACAACTTTCCATTGGAGGAATCGGAAACTGAGTTGTGGCAAGCGGCACGCGAAATAAATGAGTGTTTGAATGCAGCCGTATCGGGGAAACCAGCACCAGTGCATATTAATGTTCCGTTGGAGGAACCGTTGCATGATTTACTGGACGAAGAATTACCGACAATAAAAGCGATCGATGCTAAAGAATCAGTTTTATACCTTGATAAAGCAAGTCTGAGTAAGTTTGCTGCTGAGTTGAATGCAGCAAAAAAAGTGCTGATTTTGGCAGGGCAGCAAAATGCCGATACGGAACTGGAAAAACTTTTAGCGGAGTTTATTGAAAAAACCGGTGCCGTTGTTTTAAAAGAACATCTGGCAAACCTGAATAATGAAAGTTTTTGCGGAAATATCGATACAATAATGGCAGCTATTTTAGCTGATGTTCCTGCTGATTTTCAACCGGATATTCTGATCACTTTTGGCGGGCATATTGTTTCGAAAGCATTAAAACAGTTTTTGAGAAAAAACAGAGCTGCCCAACACTGGCACCTTTCGCCGGCTAATGATCATTACGATACTTACCAGTCACTTACCGAAGTGGTACAAACCGATGCAAAAACCTTTTTCTCGCAAATGCTTCCGGAAGTAAGCGAGAAACAACAGGAATATTTGCAACGTTGGAAAAACAAAGAAAAGCAGGTAAACGAATTGCGAGACAAATATATTTGGAAAACTCAGTTTTCTGATTTGAAAGTAATAGCGGAAATTTGCCAATCAATTCCCGAAAATTCAGTTGTGCACTTGGGAAACAGTTCGCCGGTGCGTTATGCTTTAATTGCAGATTGGACAACCAACACCACTTTTTTAAGTAATCGTGGTACCAGCGGAATCGATGGACCGATGTCAACTGCTGTGGGTTATGCGTCTGCCTCTGAAAAAATTAATACTGTGTTGATCGGCGACTTGTCGTTTTTCTACGATTCAAATGCCCTGTGGAATATTTACATTGGCGAAAATCTTCGGATCATTGTAATCAATAACGGCGGTGGAAATATTTTTAGCCTGATAAAAGGACCAGGAGAATCACCCGCTTTCCAACAGCATTTTTATGCCGAAAACAAATTCAAAGCAAAAGGTATTGCCCTAACATTTGGGCTGGATTATTTGAGTGCTAAGAATGAAACAGAATTAAAAAACTCGATTACGGAGTTGTATTCGCCAACAAGAAAAAAAACAACAATTCTGGAAGTTTTCACCGATGCGGAAGTGAATACAAAAACTTTCCGGGGCCTTTTTAAGTTTGTAAAACAATAA
- a CDS encoding chorismate-binding protein has protein sequence MTDNERLIHLIDELVTKNCSFALWSVPGDKTLELLISCQEAMIYPNEVSRLNGQEGFVFAPYHISKETPLILLKPDIYKTGIEEILKLNMDDVKVCQKEQTNYTSHYVIEKDEYLSDIEQTVNTIKNTKLAKAIVSRIIPVERKNESLGKLYTQLFEQTPNAFVYMVNLPKAGLWMGATPEILLKSEGKLMETVSLAGTQPRVSDTEYGWSTKDIEEQAFVSRYLVDLLYRFDIHRYTTRGPETLESGKVAHLFTSFLFAKKKLDDCLGDFIAELHPTPAVCGFPKSKADKFIHTIEKHDRRYYSGFLGPWQLKDSVRLFVNLRCMEIIPEKYMLYAGGGITSRSVPEEEWEETNNKAKTLLSAIEAIRQNDLN, from the coding sequence ATGACCGATAACGAAAGATTAATACATCTGATCGACGAACTCGTTACCAAAAACTGCTCATTTGCCCTCTGGTCTGTGCCCGGCGATAAAACGCTTGAGCTTCTTATTTCATGCCAGGAAGCGATGATTTATCCCAATGAGGTGAGCCGCTTAAACGGGCAGGAAGGATTTGTTTTTGCGCCTTATCACATCAGCAAGGAAACACCGCTGATTCTATTAAAACCGGATATTTACAAAACGGGAATTGAGGAAATCCTCAAGCTGAACATGGATGATGTTAAAGTTTGCCAGAAAGAACAGACGAACTACACATCGCATTATGTAATTGAGAAAGACGAGTATTTGTCAGACATTGAGCAAACAGTCAACACTATAAAAAATACGAAGCTGGCAAAAGCCATTGTGTCGCGCATTATTCCGGTAGAACGAAAAAATGAATCGTTGGGAAAATTGTACACCCAGTTATTCGAACAAACGCCAAATGCTTTTGTGTATATGGTAAATCTGCCAAAAGCCGGTTTGTGGATGGGTGCAACTCCCGAGATTCTTTTAAAGTCAGAAGGCAAATTAATGGAAACCGTTTCGCTGGCCGGAACGCAGCCCCGTGTTTCGGATACTGAATACGGCTGGAGTACCAAAGACATTGAAGAACAAGCGTTTGTTTCGCGCTACCTGGTTGATCTGTTGTACCGGTTTGATATTCACCGATACACCACACGCGGCCCGGAAACACTGGAAAGCGGAAAAGTGGCACACCTGTTTACCAGTTTTCTGTTTGCAAAAAAGAAACTGGACGACTGTCTTGGAGACTTTATTGCGGAATTGCATCCAACTCCGGCGGTTTGTGGATTTCCAAAATCGAAAGCCGACAAATTCATTCATACCATCGAAAAACACGACAGGCGATACTACAGTGGTTTTCTTGGTCCGTGGCAACTTAAAGATTCAGTAAGATTATTTGTAAATTTGCGCTGCATGGAAATAATTCCCGAGAAATACATGCTTTATGCAGGTGGCGGAATTACTTCGCGGTCGGTTCCCGAAGAAGAATGGGAAGAGACCAACAACAAAGCAAAAACCTTGTTATCGGCAATTGAAGCTATACGACAGAATGATCTCAACTAA
- a CDS encoding PaaI family thioesterase, whose translation MDFTQLSFDTPVELINQAIKETLVGSLGIEITKIAEGQVEGMLDLSAKNSRPGGILHGGANLAMGETLAGLGSMLLVDMKTYEVLGIMVNGNHTGVLKKGKALAVAKIVHRGKQTHVWNVDICNEEGRLISSVRVTNMITEKNDR comes from the coding sequence ATGGATTTTACACAATTATCATTCGATACGCCGGTTGAATTAATCAACCAGGCTATAAAGGAAACGCTGGTTGGGAGCCTCGGAATTGAGATCACAAAAATTGCAGAAGGACAAGTTGAAGGAATGTTAGATCTTTCTGCTAAAAATTCGCGTCCGGGAGGTATTTTACACGGCGGTGCCAACCTGGCTATGGGCGAAACACTGGCCGGTTTAGGCAGCATGTTATTGGTTGATATGAAAACTTATGAAGTGCTCGGAATTATGGTAAACGGCAATCACACAGGCGTATTAAAAAAAGGTAAGGCGCTGGCGGTTGCAAAAATCGTTCATCGGGGCAAACAAACGCATGTGTGGAATGTTGATATTTGCAATGAAGAAGGGAGATTGATTTCATCTGTACGTGTTACCAATATGATTACTGAAAAGAATGACCGATAA
- a CDS encoding GDSL-type esterase/lipase family protein: MSISRRNFLYKSTAGAVAAASISSIVAACVAEPEQKKESIFAKGNTVLFQGDSITDAGRDRQNESPNRAWSFGNGYALLAASQLLNTYPEEQLTIYNRGISGNKVFQLADRWDKDCLELKPDVLSILIGVNDYWHTRDGNYDGTIEIYENDFRALLKRTQEAFPGIKLVLCEPFYVLETSAVDETWIEPMQQYQVAAKKISDEFETIWVPFQKVFDEAIKHAPGTYWTPDGVHPSMAGAELMAAAWLKAVGE, translated from the coding sequence ATGAGTATTTCCAGAAGAAATTTCTTATACAAATCAACTGCAGGAGCAGTAGCAGCTGCAAGTATTTCGAGTATTGTTGCAGCGTGTGTTGCTGAACCGGAACAAAAGAAGGAATCAATTTTTGCGAAAGGTAACACGGTGTTGTTTCAGGGCGATTCGATAACCGATGCCGGGCGCGACAGACAAAATGAGTCGCCCAACCGGGCCTGGTCGTTCGGAAACGGTTATGCGCTTTTGGCAGCTTCACAACTATTAAATACCTATCCTGAAGAGCAGCTTACCATTTATAACCGTGGTATCAGTGGAAACAAGGTTTTTCAACTGGCCGATCGTTGGGATAAAGATTGCCTGGAATTGAAACCGGATGTACTGAGTATTTTAATTGGTGTGAATGATTACTGGCATACACGCGATGGTAATTACGACGGCACCATTGAGATTTACGAGAATGATTTCCGTGCATTACTGAAACGTACGCAGGAAGCTTTCCCCGGAATTAAGTTGGTTTTGTGCGAGCCATTTTATGTGTTGGAAACAAGTGCTGTTGACGAAACATGGATTGAGCCAATGCAACAATACCAGGTTGCTGCGAAAAAGATTTCAGACGAGTTTGAAACGATTTGGGTACCTTTTCAGAAAGTATTTGATGAGGCAATTAAACATGCGCCAGGAACCTACTGGACACCTGACGGAGTGCATCCATCAATGGCCGGTGCAGAATTGATGGCTGCGGCCTGGCTAAAAGCTGTTGGTGAATAG
- a CDS encoding MATE family efflux transporter, whose translation MNRSILKLAVPNIISNITVPLLGLIDLALMGHLGSEVYIGAISLGSVIFNFIYWGFGFLRMSTSGFTAQAFGEKKSAEAITILIRALLLTLSVSVIILLLQSPIAWGSFKLIGGSPEVETLANEYFRIRIWAAPATLSLFVFSGWFLGMQNARYPMIIAILVNVVNILLSVFFVFGLKMKSDGVALGTVISQYAGLLTAIFLLYKKYRKMLPLVTKAGVMDLKFMTNFFKVNTDIFIRSFCIIVVFTFFTSKSASINDTILAVNSILLQFLMFFSFFIDGFAFAGEALVGKFIGAKEIQNLKKVVTLLLYWGLGLAALFTILYLAGTNLILKLLTSQKNVIESAQQFLFWIVLIPVASVGSFIWDGIYIGATASRPMRNSLLISTFLIFAPVYYFLNPVWNNHALWMGMLLFMFSRGVILALLYRKRILNPISKKV comes from the coding sequence ATGAATAGAAGCATTTTAAAACTTGCCGTTCCCAATATCATCAGCAACATTACTGTTCCGCTGTTGGGATTAATCGATTTGGCTCTGATGGGGCATCTCGGATCAGAGGTATACATTGGTGCAATTTCGCTGGGAAGTGTAATATTTAATTTCATTTACTGGGGATTTGGCTTTCTTCGAATGAGTACTTCCGGTTTCACGGCACAGGCTTTTGGCGAAAAAAAATCGGCCGAAGCAATAACCATATTAATACGTGCATTGCTTTTAACACTATCAGTAAGTGTTATTATTTTGCTGCTCCAATCCCCTATTGCCTGGGGAAGTTTTAAATTAATTGGCGGTAGTCCCGAAGTAGAGACTTTGGCAAACGAATATTTCAGAATACGAATTTGGGCGGCTCCTGCAACGTTAAGTCTGTTTGTTTTCAGCGGATGGTTTCTGGGCATGCAAAATGCACGCTACCCTATGATTATTGCCATTTTGGTTAACGTTGTAAATATTCTGCTCAGTGTATTTTTTGTTTTTGGCTTAAAAATGAAATCCGACGGAGTAGCACTTGGAACAGTAATTTCGCAGTACGCCGGATTACTGACCGCAATTTTTCTGTTGTACAAAAAATACCGTAAAATGCTCCCGCTGGTTACAAAAGCCGGTGTGATGGACCTAAAGTTCATGACGAATTTCTTTAAGGTAAACACAGATATTTTCATCCGCAGCTTTTGTATAATAGTTGTATTTACATTTTTCACCTCGAAATCAGCCAGCATCAACGACACCATACTTGCCGTTAATTCAATCCTTCTTCAGTTCTTAATGTTCTTCTCCTTTTTTATTGATGGCTTTGCCTTTGCCGGAGAAGCGCTTGTGGGAAAATTTATCGGAGCAAAAGAAATACAGAATCTAAAAAAAGTTGTAACGCTTCTACTCTACTGGGGACTTGGATTAGCCGCTCTATTTACAATACTCTATCTCGCAGGAACAAATCTCATTTTAAAACTGCTCACCTCCCAGAAAAACGTAATTGAAAGTGCACAACAATTTCTGTTTTGGATAGTATTGATTCCGGTTGCTAGTGTAGGCTCATTTATTTGGGACGGGATTTATATTGGAGCAACAGCATCGCGGCCCATGCGAAACAGCCTGTTAATTTCAACTTTTCTGATTTTTGCACCGGTTTACTATTTCTTAAATCCGGTTTGGAATAATCATGCGCTTTGGATGGGAATGCTGCTTTTTATGTTTTCGAGGGGAGTAATACTTGCTCTTCTCTATCGAAAAAGAATTTTAAATCCAATAAGCAAGAAAGTTTAG
- a CDS encoding superoxide dismutase produces MAFELPKLGYDYTALEPHIDARTMEIHHSKHHAGYTNNLNGAVEGTDLAVKSIEEILSGVSGQSTAVRNNGGGFFNHNLYWEVIAPGGAPAPEGVLLDAVNDSFGSIENFQEAFTKAALTRFGSGWAWLVLQNNKLVVSSTPNQDNPLMDVAEVQGTPILGIDVWEHAYYLNYQNRRPDYVNAFWNLINWDEVARRFKG; encoded by the coding sequence ATGGCATTTGAATTACCAAAATTAGGATACGATTACACGGCACTGGAGCCACATATTGATGCAAGAACAATGGAAATCCATCACAGTAAGCACCATGCTGGTTATACTAATAACCTGAACGGAGCAGTTGAAGGAACTGATCTTGCAGTAAAATCGATAGAAGAAATTTTAAGTGGAGTGTCAGGTCAATCAACTGCGGTACGTAACAATGGTGGTGGTTTTTTTAACCACAATTTGTACTGGGAAGTAATTGCACCGGGGGGTGCACCGGCTCCGGAAGGAGTTTTATTAGACGCAGTAAATGATTCATTTGGAAGCATAGAAAATTTTCAGGAAGCCTTCACCAAGGCAGCTTTGACTCGCTTTGGGTCGGGTTGGGCATGGTTGGTTCTTCAAAACAATAAGCTGGTGGTTTCGTCTACGCCCAATCAGGATAATCCGCTGATGGATGTGGCCGAAGTTCAGGGAACTCCAATTTTGGGGATCGATGTATGGGAACATGCATATTACCTGAACTACCAAAACAGACGTCCGGATTATGTGAATGCATTCTGGAATCTCATCAACTGGGATGAAGTCGCCAGGCGGTTTAAAGGTTAG
- a CDS encoding superoxide dismutase produces MAFSLPKLPYANNALEPVISEKTIEFHYGKHHQAYVNNVNNLIEGTEFENASLEDIIKKAEGGIFNNGAQVWNHTFYFMQFSPDGCKEPKDELKAAIDAKFGSFDAFKEAFSKAAATLFGSGWAWLVVNEKGELEIVQTSNAGNPLRDGKKPLLTCDVWEHAYYLDKQNARPAYVADFWKIVDWKVVSERFA; encoded by the coding sequence ATGGCATTTAGTTTACCAAAACTTCCATATGCAAATAATGCATTGGAACCAGTAATAAGTGAAAAGACAATCGAGTTCCACTACGGAAAACACCACCAGGCTTATGTGAATAACGTAAATAACCTGATTGAAGGAACCGAGTTTGAAAATGCAAGTTTGGAGGACATTATTAAAAAAGCCGAAGGCGGTATTTTTAATAACGGAGCTCAGGTTTGGAATCACACATTTTATTTTATGCAATTTAGTCCTGATGGATGTAAAGAACCAAAAGACGAATTAAAAGCGGCTATCGATGCTAAATTCGGATCGTTCGATGCTTTTAAAGAAGCTTTCTCAAAAGCAGCTGCTACTTTGTTTGGCTCGGGTTGGGCTTGGTTGGTAGTTAATGAAAAAGGCGAGTTGGAAATCGTTCAAACCAGCAATGCAGGAAACCCATTGCGCGATGGGAAAAAGCCACTACTAACTTGCGATGTTTGGGAACATGCATACTACCTGGATAAACAAAACGCACGTCCCGCTTATGTTGCTGATTTCTGGAAAATTGTAGACTGGAAAGTTGTTTCAGAACGCTTTGCTTAA
- the xylE gene encoding D-xylose transporter XylE, with amino-acid sequence MKNNKAYILIITFVATLGGLLFGYDTAVISGAEKSVQAFLIDSQGLSTLIHGLTISSALIGCIIGGGISGIFALKIGRRKSLMIAALLFFISALGSGYPETLFFEKGQATLGLLYMFNVYRIIGGIGVGMASAIVPMYIGEIAPEDIRGRLVSINQFAIIFGMLVVYFVNWGIANGQSLDWINEIGWRRMFLSEAIPAGLFGILLFFVPETPRYLTLKQKDSEALVILEKINGKSRAKEILNDIKATVESHSGKLWSYGKLVIIIGILLSVFQQFVGINVALYYAPRIFESMGAAKDASMLQTIVMGLVNVVFTVVAILTVDKWGRKPLLMVGSIGMAVGMFAIAGLAFFEIIGTSTLVFIIVYTASFMMSWGPICWVLISEIFPNKIRGRAVAIAVVAQWAANYFISSTYPAMMEFSGAVTYGFYGLMSLLSFFFVWKMVPETKGKTLEEMESLWKK; translated from the coding sequence ATGAAGAACAATAAAGCATATATACTGATTATAACCTTTGTGGCAACACTCGGAGGATTGCTCTTTGGTTACGATACTGCAGTAATTTCCGGTGCCGAAAAATCGGTACAAGCTTTCCTTATCGACAGCCAGGGCTTAAGTACTCTAATTCATGGCTTAACCATTTCGAGTGCCCTAATTGGCTGTATTATTGGTGGCGGAATATCGGGTATTTTTGCATTAAAAATTGGCCGTAGAAAATCGCTGATGATCGCCGCTCTGCTTTTCTTTATATCAGCGCTGGGTTCCGGTTATCCCGAAACTTTATTTTTCGAAAAAGGCCAGGCCACTTTGGGGCTGTTATACATGTTTAATGTTTACCGTATAATTGGAGGAATTGGCGTTGGTATGGCATCGGCTATAGTTCCCATGTATATTGGTGAAATTGCACCTGAAGATATTCGCGGTCGCTTAGTTTCGATAAACCAGTTTGCCATCATCTTTGGAATGTTGGTGGTATACTTTGTTAACTGGGGAATTGCTAACGGTCAATCATTAGATTGGATCAACGAAATCGGGTGGAGAAGAATGTTCTTGTCGGAAGCGATACCTGCAGGTCTATTTGGAATTTTACTGTTTTTCGTTCCCGAAACACCTCGCTACCTCACCTTGAAACAAAAAGATAGTGAAGCTCTTGTTATTCTTGAAAAAATTAATGGAAAAAGCAGGGCAAAAGAAATTCTTAACGATATTAAAGCCACCGTTGAAAGCCATTCAGGCAAATTATGGTCGTACGGAAAACTGGTGATTATTATCGGTATTCTGCTTTCTGTATTTCAGCAATTTGTAGGAATTAATGTGGCGTTATATTACGCTCCACGTATATTCGAAAGTATGGGAGCGGCTAAAGACGCGTCGATGTTACAGACCATTGTAATGGGATTGGTGAACGTTGTTTTTACCGTTGTGGCTATATTAACGGTTGACAAATGGGGACGCAAACCATTATTGATGGTAGGATCAATTGGGATGGCTGTTGGAATGTTTGCCATAGCAGGCTTAGCCTTTTTTGAAATTATTGGGACCAGCACACTGGTATTCATTATTGTTTATACGGCTTCATTTATGATGTCGTGGGGACCAATTTGCTGGGTTCTTATTTCAGAAATATTCCCGAATAAAATTCGTGGTCGTGCAGTTGCAATTGCAGTTGTTGCTCAATGGGCAGCTAACTACTTTATTTCATCAACCTATCCGGCCATGATGGAGTTTAGCGGGGCTGTAACTTATGGTTTTTATGGATTAATGAGTTTACTATCGTTCTTCTTCGTGTGGAAGATGGTACCCGAAACAAAAGGAAAAACTTTAGAGGAGATGGAAAGTCTCTGGAAGAAATAG